The following nucleotide sequence is from Microbacterium arborescens.
CGGTTACGCGCACATCCAGAACGGCGGCTTCAACGTCGGATACGGACAGCGCGTCTCGGCCGGACAGGTCATCGCCTACGCCGGCAACACCGGCATCTCGCAGGGCTGCCACCTGCACTTCGAGATCTACCGCAACGGTGAGCGCATCGATCCCGCGCCGTTCCTTCGCGATCGCGGCATCTCGGTCTGAGCTTCAGCGCTCACGAGCCCGGAACAACGAAGGAGGGGCGGATGCTGCAGCATCCGCCCCTCCTTCCGTTCGTCTGAGACTCAGAGCGAGTTGGGCGCTTCGCCCTCACCCTGCGTCTTGGTCTGGCCCTCGTGCTCCTCGAAGCGCTCGAACGCCTCGGAGACGAGACGCTCGGCCTCGGCGGCGCCGGCCCACTCGTCGACCTTGACCCACTTGTTGGGCTCGAGGTCCTTGTAGTGCTCGAAGAAGTGGCCGATCTCGTTCTTGGTCCAGTCGTCGATGTCGCCGACATCCTGGATGTGGGCCCACCGCGGGTCTTTCGCCAGCACGGCCACGACCTTGTCGTCGCCGCCGGCCTCGTCGCTCATCTTCAGCACGGCGACGGGGCGGACCTTCGCCAGCACGCCGGGGTAGATGTCGCGGTCGAGCAGCACGAGCACGTCGAGCGGGTCGCCGTCTTCGCCGAGGGTGTTCTCGAAGAAGCCGTAGTTGCTGGGGTATCCCATCGGCGTGAACAGCACGCGGTCGAGGAAGACCCGGCCGGTGCCGTGGTCGACTTCGTACTTCACGCGGCTGCCGCGGGGGATCTCGATGACGGCGTCGTACGCGCCCATACGTGTGCTCCTTCGATATGACGGTGGGATGCCGCCGTCCAGCCTACTTCGCGGCGCCCGCCGTGCCGTATACAGGCTCAGCCCGGATTTTGCGCCTGCGGCGGCGTTGCCGCAGGCTCTCAGCCTGTCGACGGCACGAGCCCAGCGGATGACGGTCAGTGTCCGGCCGGTGCCCGCACCCCACGCTCGCTGCGCTGTCCGCAGGCTTAGCGACGGGTTGAGGCTGCCGGGCGGGCCGCGCAACGTGCTCAGCCTGTTGACGGCACGACCCCGACCCCGGCCTCGCACGACCTCGGCCCTCGCACGAGCCCGCCACCGCCCCGAGGCCGGGCCCGTGCCGCCGGCCGCGCCGTCCGCAGGCTCAGCGACGGGTTGAGGCTGCCGGGCGGGCCGCGCAACGTGCTCAGCCTGTTGACGGCACGACCCCGACCCCGGCACGACCCCGGCACGACCCCGACCCCCGCCCGAGCCCGCCATCGGCACGAGCCCGGCTACCGTAGGGGCGTGCCGTCGCTGAGCCCCGCCATCGCCGAGGTCCGTCGTGCCGTGCGGGCGTCACTGTCGGCATTGCCTTCCGGGAGCACCGTCATCGTCGCGCTGTCGGGCGGGCCCGACTCGCTGGCCCTCGCCGCAGCAACAGCCTTCGAGGCCCCGAAGCTCAGTTTGCGCGCCGCCTCGCTCACGGTCGACCACGGGTTGCAGCCCGGCTCCGACGAGGTGGCTCTCACGGCCGCGCGCGCCGCCGCGGGCCTCGGACTCGATCCGCTGGTCGTGCGCGTCGAGGTCGGCACCGCGGGAGGCCCGGAGGCCGCGGCCCGCGAGGCGCGCTACGGCGTGCTGCGGGATGCCGCGCGCGACGCGAACGCCGCCGCCGTGCTGCTCGGTCACACCCTCGATGATCAGGCCGAGACGGTGCTGCTCGGGCTGGCGCGCGGCGCCGGGGCGACGAGTCTCGCGGGCATGGCGCCCGACCGCGCCGACGACGATTCCGGCGTGCGCTGGCTTCGGCCGCTGCTGGGGGTGCGCCGCGAGACCACGCTCGCCGCATGCGCGGCGGCCGGGCTCGACCCGTGGCTCGACCCTCACAACTACGACGACCGCTTCCGGCGGGTGCGGGTCCGCGAGCGGGTGCTGCCGCTTCTCGAAGCAGAGCTCGGCCCGGGCGTGGCCGAGGCGCTGGCCCGCACGGCCGAGCAGCTGCGTGAGGACGCGCAGGCGTTCGACGACATGATCGCCGAGACGATCGAAGACATCGTCGAGCCGGCCGAGGCGGGCATCGCGATCTCGGTCGCCGCGCTCGCCGCCAATCCTCCGGCGCTGCGCCACCGCATCATCCGGCTCGTCGTGCAGAGCGAGTTCCACGAGAGCCTCACGCGCAGCCAGACCCTCGAGGTCGCCCGGCTCGTCACCGACTACTCCGGTCAGGGACCGATCGACGTTCCCGGATGCCGCGCCCGCCGCGTCGGCCGGCTCATCGAGTTCTCGGCGGGCGGGAGCGGCGCCTAAACTCGTCGCATGCGTGCTGCCGAGATCGCCGACCAGCTCACCGACGTCCTCGTCACGGAGGAGGAGATCCAGGCCAAGCTCGCCGAGCTCGCCGCCCGGGTCGAGGCCGACTACGAGGGTAAGGAGCTCATCCTCGTCGGGGTCCTCAAGGGCGCCGTGATGGTCATGGCCGACTTCGCCCGCGCGCTCAAGCGCGACATCACGATGGACTGGATGGCGGTGTCGTCGTACGGCGCGAGCACGAAGTCGAGCGGTGTCGTGCAGATCCGCAAGGACCTCGACGCCGACCTGCACGGCAAGCACGTGCTGATCGTCGAGGACATCATCGACTCGGGCCTCACCCTCAGCTGGCTGCTCGAGAACTTTCAGTCGCGCGGCGCCGAGTCGCTCGAGGTGCTGGCGCTCCTGCGCAAGCCCGAAGCCGCGAAGGTCGAGATCGACTGCCGCTATGTCGGCTTCGACATCCCGAACGACTTCGTCGTGGGCTACGGCCTCGACTACGCCGAGAAGTACCGAAACCTGCGGGATGTCGCGGTCCTCGCGCCGCACGTATACAGCTGAGCGGGCTTCGCGTGGCGGCTCCCGGTACGCCCAAAACGAACGCACAGAGCCCGCATAGTCGGCGCGGGGTAGCCTGATCGCACCATGGACGTCAAGAAAGTCACGCGCAACCCGCTGATGTACGTGTTGCTCATCGGCGCGCTGCTGCTGATCGGCTTCATGCTGATCTCCAGCCTCACCGGCGCGAAGCAGATCACGACCCAGCAGGGCTTCGAGCTGCTCAAGGGCGACACCGTCACGAAGGTGCAGACCACGGACGGCGATCAGCGCGTCGATCTGACGCTCTCCGACGACTTCGAGGGCTCGAAGCAGGTGCAGTTCTACTACACCTCCGCGCGCGCCGACGAGGTCGTCTCGGCCGTCGACGCGGCGAACCCCGCCGACGGGTACAACGACGTCGTGCCGCGGGCCACGTGGTTCGACGGATTCCTCTCGCTCATGCTGCCGCTGGTGCTGCTGGGCCTGCTCTTCTGGTTCCTGATGTCGAGCGCGCAAGGCGGCGGCAGCCGCGTCATGCAGTTCGGCAAGTCGAAGGCGAAGCTCGTCACGAAGGAGACCCCGACGGTCACCTTCGGCGATGTGGCCGGCTCCGACGAGGCCATCGAGGAGATGCAGGAGATCAAGGACTTCCTGAAGGACCCGACGAAGTTCCAGGCCGTCGGCGCCCGCATCCCGAAGGGTGTGCTGCTGTACGGCCCTCCCGGAACCGGTAAGACGCTCCTCGCACGCGCCGTCGCGGGCGAGGCCGGTGTGCCGTTCTACTCGATCTCGGGTTCGGACTTCGTGGAGATGTTCGTCGGTGTCGGCGCGAGCCGCGTTCGCGACCTCTTCAAGGAGGCGAAGGAGAACTCACCCGCCATCATCTTCATCGACGAGATCGACGCCGTCGGTCGCCACCGCGGCGCCGGCATGGGCGGCGGTCACGACGAGCGCGAGCAGACGCTCAACCAGATGCTCGTCGAGATGGACGGCTTCGACCCGAAGGTCTCGGTGCTCGTCATCGCGGCGACCAACCGTCCCGACATCCTCGACCCCGCGCTGCTGCGTCCGGGTCGCTTCGACCGTCAGATCGGCGTCGACGCCCCCGACCTCAAGGGCCGTCAGAAGATCCTCGAGGTGCACGGCCGCGGCAAGCCGCTGTCTCCCTCGGTCGACCTGGCCGTCATCGCTCGCAAGACCCCGGGCTTCACCGGTGCCGACCTCGCGAACGTGCTGAACGAGGCGGCGCTCCTGACCGCGCGCTCGAACGCGCAGCTGATCGACATGCGCGCCCTCGACGAGGCGATCGACCGCGTCATCGCCGGTCCGCAGCGTCGCACGCGCGTCATGAAGGACAAGGAGAAGCTCATCACGGCCTATCACGAGGGCGGTCACGCCCTCGCTGCGGCGGCGATGAACCACTCCGACCCGGTCACGAAGGTCACGATCCTCCCGCGCGGCAAGGCGCTCGGCTACACGATGGTGCTGCCGCTCGAAGACAAGTACTCCGTGACCCGCAACGAGCTCCAGGATCAGCTCACCTACGCGATGGGCGGGCGCGTCGCCGAGGAGGTCGTGTTCCACGACCCCACGACGGGGGCCTCGAACGACATCGAGAAGGCGACGGGCATCGCCCGCAAGATGGTCACCGAGTACGGGATGACGACCGAGGTCGGCCCCGTCAAGCTCGGGTCGTCGTCGGGTGAGGTGTTCATGGGCCGCGACATGGGTCATGGCCGCGACTTCTCCGAGCGCATCGCCGAGCGGGTCGACGCCGAGGTGCGGCTGTTGATCGAGCAGGCGCACAACGAGGCGTACGAGGTCATCAACGCCAATCGCGACGTCCTCGACAAGCTCGCTCTCGCCCTCCTCGAAGAGGAGACCCTCGACCACCTGCAGCTCGCCGAGATCTTCAAGGACATCAAGAAGCTCCCGCCGCGCCCGCAGTGGCTCTCGAGCCAGGATCGTCCGGTGTCGACCCTGCCCCCGATCGACGTTCCCAAGCGTCGCGAAGAGGCCGGGCTGGCGGCATCCGCCGTCGCCGAGACGGAGACCGAGACCGCCGCCGAGCGTGCCCCGCACCGTCGCCCCTCGGGGCAGGCGCGACCCGCGACCGCGTAGGCTCGGGGCGTGGCCGTCGATCGCGAACGCGTCGCCGCCCTCGTGCGCGACCTGCTCGAGGCGATCGGGGAGGACCCCGACCGTCCCGGGCTGAAGCAGACCCCGCAGCGGGTCGCCGACGCGTATGCCGAGTTCTTCTCGGGAGTGGGCGCCGACGCTGCCGAACCGCTCGCGCACACGATCTCGGTCGCGCGGGGCCCCGCTCCCGACACGCTGCCGTCGGGCGCTGTCATGGTGCGCGGCATCCGGTTCCGTTCGTTCTGCGAGCACCACCTGCTGCCCTTCGCCGGACACGCCCACATCGCGTACCTGCCGGGTGAGCAGGTGGTCGGGCTCGGCGCGCTGCCGCGGGTGGTCGACACGCTCGCGGCGCGACCGCAGGTTCAGGAGCGCCTGGGCGAGCAGATCGCCGACACGATCGCGGGTGCGCTCGATGCGCGCGGCGTGCTGGTCGTGCTGGATGCCGCCCACGAATGCGTCACGATGCGCGGCGGACGACAGACGGATGCCTCGACCGTGACGGTCGCCGCCCGCGGCGTCTACACCGAGCCGGCCGAGCGGGCCGAGCTGATCGCGCTGATCTCGGGCGGCGCAGCATGACGCTGATCATGGGCATCCTCAACATCACGCCCGACTCGTTCAGCGACGGCGGTCGGTACCTCGACCTCGACGTCGCGATCGGTCACGCCGAGGCTCTGCGACGCGCCGGCGCGCACATCGTCGACGTCGGCGGCGAGTCGACCCGGCCGGGCGCCGAGCGCGTCGAGCCCGACGTCGAGCGCGGGCGCGTCGTCCCGGTGATCGAGGCGCTCGCGGCGCGGGGCATCGTGGTGAGCGTGGACACGATGAACGCCGGCACCGCGTCGGCCGCGGTCGCGGCGGGGGCCCGGATCATCAACGACGTCTCGGGTGGGCTCGCCGACCCCGAGATGTTCGCCGCGGTCGCGACATCCGACGCGGATGTCGTCATCGGGCACTGGCGCGGACACTCGACCGACATGTACGCCGCCGCCCGGTACGAGGACGTCGTCGGAGAAGTGATCGCCGAGCTCCAGGAGCGCGTGGGCGCTGCGATCGCGGCAGGTATCGCCCCCTCACGCATCGTGCTCGACCCCGGCATCGGTTTCGGCAAGCGGGGCGACCAGAACTGGGCGGTGCTGCACCACCTCGACCGTGTCGTCGGGCTCGGCAAGCGCGTGCTCGTCGGCACGAGCCGCAAGGGATTCCTGCGCGAGGCCATCGGAGACGTCCTGGACAGCGGGGATGCCGGGGCCGACGCAGCGGATGCGTCCGACATGGCGCGGCGCGACCTCGCGACCGCCGTCACGAGCGTGCTCGCGGCCGACGTGGGAGCGTGGGGAGTGCGCGTGCACGACGTCGAGTCGACACGCGACGCGCTGGCGGTGCGCTCTCGGTGGCGGGAGGCCCCATGAGCGACCGCATCACGCTGCGCGGCATCCGGGCCGTCGGGTATCACGGGGTCTACGAGCACGAACGGCGCGAGGGGCAGGAGTTCGTCGCCGACGTCGAGCTCGAACTGTCGCTGGCCGACGCCGCGGCGAGCGACGACGTGGCCGATACGGTGCACTACGGAGAGCTGGCCGAGAGAGTCGCCGCGATCCTGTCGGGCGAGCCGGCCGACCTCATCGAGACCGTCGCCGACCGCATTGCGCGCGCGGCCTTCGCGTTCGACCGCGTGGATGCCGTCGCCGTTACCGTGCACAAGCCGCAGGCGCCCATCGCGGTGCCTTTCGGTGATGTCAGTGTGACCCTCACCCGCCGACGGGAGAACCGATGAGCCGCCGTCTCGCCCAGGAATCGCCCGAGCCCCGCCCCACCGAGAGCGCGCTGACGCGGCGAGCCGTCGTCGCGATCGGCGCGAACCTCGGCGACCGGGCGGCCACGGTCGAGCACGCGATCGCCGACCTCGACCGGCTGCCCCTGACCCGGGTCGCGCGAGCCGCCGATCCGATCGAGACGGTCGCGCTGACCCTCGACGGTCCGGATGCCGCGGCCCCTGCATATCTCAACACGGTCGCCCTCATCGACACGAGACTGGCCCCCAGCGTGCTGCTGGGCTATCTGCATGCGATCGAGGAGCGCCATGGTCGCGCCCCGCGGACGGCCGATCAGGCCCGGTGGCAGGATCGCACGCTCGACCTCGACCTCATCGCACACGGCGACGTCGTCTGCGACACCCCGACGCTCGTGCTGCCGCACCCGCGCGCGCACGAGCGCGATTTCGTGCTCCGGCCGTGGCTGGCCGTCGACCCCGAGGCCGTGCTTCCCGGCCGCGGCCGGGTCGACGCGCTGCTGGCGGGTCTGACCGGGAGTGCATCGTGAGACGCACATCTCCCGCGACCCTCGTCGTCGCGGCAGTGCTGGGCATCGCCGCGGGGTTCGTCATCGACCAGCTGCTCACCGGCGCGGGCCGCGCGACGTTCACTCCGTCGGTCATGCTCCCCGTGCTCTTCGTGCTGCTGGGCGTCTCGGTCATCGCCCTCGCCCTCCCGATCCGCCGGGCGACCCGGGGCCAGGCTCCGCGGGTCGACCCGTTCCGGGCGGTTCGCGTCGCGATGCTGGCGAAGGCGTCGAGCATCGTCGGAGCGCTCGTCGGCGGCATCGGCGTCGGTCTCCTGCTCTTCCTTCTCACACGGCCCGTCCCGCCGTCAGTAGGCTCAACGGGAGCGGTCGTCGCCGCGATCGTCGGAGCCGTGGTGCTCGTGGCGGCCGGCGTGATCGCAGAACAGCTCTGCACCATTCGGAAGGACGACGATGACGACCAGCCCGGACCACCCGAGCCCGACGCCACTCCCTCCCACCACTGACGCTGCGGAGTCCGGCACGATCGACGCGACCCTCGATGCCGGCACCTATGACCGCATCCGCGAGCCCCGCGGGGCCGGACGTCTCGCTCTCGAGCAGGGCGTGTGGCACCAGATCTCACGCAAGTACCTCGCCGTTCAGCTGATCAGCAACGGTTTCGTCCTGGCGATCATCGTCGCCGTGATGCTCGTGCTGCTCCTGGTCGCCGACCAGCGGTGGGCGCTCATCCCCGGCATCATCCTGATCGTGCTGACCCTCGCGGGCATGGCGATCCTGCCACGCCAGGTGCGCTCGATCGGCTATCAGCTGCGCGAGGACGACCTCGTCTTCCGCCGCGGCATCCTGTGGCAGCGCATGGTCGCCGTGCCGTACGGCCGCATGCAGCTCGTCGACATCACGCACGGGCCGCTCGACCGCGGCTTCGGGATCGCGCAGCTGAAGTTCGTGACGGCCGCCGCAGCGACGGGGGTCGTGATCCCGGGCCTCACGCAGCAGGCCGCCGAGGCGCTGCGCGACCACCTGATGTCGGTGGCGGAATCGCGGCGGACCGGGCTGTGACCGACCCCGTCCCGAACCCGCCTACGGCCGACGCCGGGGTATCCGCCCCGCCCGCCGCGCTCGTCCGGTCGCCTCTCAGCGACGGCGAGTGGCACCGGCTGCATCCGCTCACACCGCTGCTGCGCGGCGGCCTCGCGCTGCTCGTCGTGCTCGGCATCGTCGTCGCGAACATGCGCGACCGGCTCATCAGCATCTTCGTGCCGGCCTTCGCCCCCGACGTTCCGATCGACGAGTGGGAGGAGTACGAGGCGGCCGGCGATCCGATCGGGTGGGTGCTGGCCAACAACCTCGTCCTCATCGCCCTGCTCGTCACCGTCGGCGTGCTCGCCGTCATCATCGGGGCGTTCTACCTGTCGTGGCGGTTCCACACGTTCCGCATCACCGAGGACGACGTCGAGGTGCGCAGCGGCATCCTCTCGCGCACCCAGCGCCGCGCGCCGCTCGACCGCGTGCAGGGCGTCAACCTCACCCGGCCCGCGGTCGCGCGACTTCTCGGAGCCGCGAAGCTCGAGATCGTCGGCGCGGGTGCCGACGCGAACGTCAAGCTCGAATACCTCTCGACCGGCAACGCCGAGACGATTCGCGCCGACATCCTGCGGCTGGCCTCGGGGCAGCGCCTCGCCGAACAGCGAGCAGCCGCGGCAGCCGCCGGTGGAGCGCGCATCGCGGTCGCCGACACCGTCGCTCGCGGCCTCACCGGTCTGATCGAGGGTGACGACGCGGATGCCGCCGAGCCCGAGTCCGTCGTGCGCATCCCGGCTGGCCGCCTGATCGGGTCGCAATTCGCCAGCTGGGGCACCGTCGTGATCCTCGCGGGCGCGACCGCGCTCGCGATCGCGCTGTCGCAGGGTGTGTTCTGGGTGCTGTTCGCCTACTTCCCGGCGCTGCTCGGATTCGGCGCCTACTGGGTGCGGACGATCGTGCGGTCGCTGCGGTACTCCATCGCGCCGACGCGCGACGGTGTCCGCGTGACGTTCGGTCTGCTCACGACCGTGTCGGAGATCCTGCCTCCCGGGCGCATCCACGCGGTCGAGATCACGCAGTCCATCCTCTGGCGCGGGTTCGGATGGTGGACGGTGCGGATCAACCGCATGACCGGCCGCAGCGCGTCCGACACGACGACCGATCAGTTCACCACCGTCCTCCCCGTCGGCACGCTCGCCGACGTCGAGCGGGTGCTCGGCCTCATCCTGCCGTCGGTCGCCGAGGAGGAGCGCGCGGCGATCGTCCGCGACGGTGTGCTCGGCGGCTCGTCCGCCGGGGGATACGTGACGACGCCGCGACGAGCACGCATCGTGCGTCCGCTGTCGTGGCGGCGCAACGGCCTCGCGATCACGGGCGACCTGCTGATGCTGCGGCGCGGGCTGATCTGGCGCATGCTCGCGGTGCTGCCGCTCGCGCGGCTGCAGTCGGTCGCGCTGCACCAGGGGCCGGTCTCACGCGCGCTGCGGGTCGCGTCTCTGCGCGCTCACACGGTGTCGGGCCCGGTGCTCACCGCGGTCGCGGGCATCGACCGCGACGACGTGATCGCGGCATTCGAGCGGGTCGCCGAGCTGGCGGTCTCGGCCGCCGCATCGGACCGCTCGCACCGCTGGGCCGAGACGACGGATGCCGCTGAGCCGGTGCTCTCCTCGCCGAGCCCGGAGCAGGCGAGATTCGCCGTGCCCGGAACGTCGGTGCCGTTGCCCCCGCCGGTCGGCGCGACCGAGCTTCCGCCGGGCGCCGTGCCCCCGCCGCCGTACGTGCCGCCGCGCGCGGACGACACCGCGGGGGAGGGCCGATGAGCGCGAGCTCGCGCCTCGGCGTCGGCATCATCGGAGCCGGCCGGGTCGGACCCGTGATCGGTGCCGCGCTCGCGGGCGCCGGCCACGCGCTGACCGGTGTCACCGCGGGATCCGACCGCGAGCGCGTGGACGCGGTGATCCCCGGGGTCCCGGTTCTCGACGCCGACGAGGTCGTGCGCCGCAGCGAGCTCGTCGTCATCGCGGTGCCCCACGACGAGCTGGGCCCGCTCGTGAGCGGTCTCGCCGAGCTCGGAGCCTGGCAGGTGGGGCAGCTCGTGCTGCACACCGACCCCGGGCACGGTCTCGACGTGCTCGCGCCGGCCGCCGCGCGAGGAGCCATCCCACTCGCCGTGCATCCCGCCATCGCCTTCACCGGATCGACCCTCGACCTGCGCCAGCTCGCGGGTGCGTACGCCGCGGTGACAGCGCCGGCCGCCGTCCTGCCGATCGGACAGGCTCTCGCCGTCGAGCTGGGCTGCGAGCCCGTCGTCGTCGCCGATGCCGACCGGCCCGCCTACGGCGAGGCGATCGCGACCGCGACCCAGTTCGCCGCCTCGATCGTGCAGCAGTCGGCCTCCCTGCTCGAGGATGCCGGCGTGCCCAACCCGGGCCGCTTCCTCTCGACCCTCGTGCACTCGACCGTCGAACGTGCGCTGACCGCCGCGGGGCGGGGCGCGAGCCCCGACGACGAGCTCCTGTGAGCGACCTCGAGCTCACCCGCATCCCCGCCGGTCAGCTGCCGGTCGCCGGCGCCGGCCGCGCGCCGTGGGTCGAGTCCTTCGAGATCGGCGTGTACCCCGTGACCGAGGAACAGCTCGGCGAGGTGCTCGGGGTGACGGCCGGGTACCCACGGCGTCCGGCGGTGCAGCTGTCGTGGCTGCGCGCGGTGCGGTTCTGCAACGCGCTGTCGGAGTGGGAGGGACTGGATCCCGCCTACGCGGTCGACGGCGACGAGGTGCGCTGGTACGACGACTCCGACGGGTACCGGCTGCCGACCGAGCGCGAATGGGAGTACGCCTGCCGCGCGGGCTCGCGGGCCGCGCAGTACGGACCGCTCGCCGAGATCGCCTGGACCGCTGCCGACAACCTCTCGTCGCCGCAGAACGTGGGCGGGCGGCATCCGAACCTCTTCGGCCTGTTCGACATGCTCGGCAACGTCTCGGAGTGGTGCTGGGACCTTTTCGCCCCCGACACGGGGTCGCGCGACCGCGTGTTCCGCGGGGGCGGGTTCGCCGACGCCGCGACGACCGTCCGGGCCGGCACGCGCCGCGGGGCTCGTCCCGACAGCGCTCACGACGACATCGGACTGCGAGTTGCCCGCGGGGCGATCGCGTAGGGGGCCGGTCCGACGGGTGTATCGCCAAGCACGCGTGACGCGCTCGGTAGACTGGCACGTCGAATCCCGAGGAGTTTTTCTGCCATGAGCGACGCGCCCGTGCCCCCCGTCGACGACGCCGACGACGTCATCGAGCAGAAGGCCGTGCGCCTCGCCAAGCGCGAGCGGCTGCTGAGCGAGCGAGCGGATGCCGCGGGCGGCGCCTATCCCGTCGCCGTGGCCGTCACCGACACGATCCCCTCGCTGCGCGAGCGCTACGCCGACCTCGAGGCGGGCGCCGAGACCGGCGTGGTCGCATCGGTCGCGGGGCGCGTCGTGTTCAGTCGCAACACCGGCAAGCTGTGCTTCGCGTCGCTGCAGGCCGGCGACGGCAGCCGCATCCAGGCCATGGTCTCGCTCGCCGAGGTCGGCGAGGAGTCGCTGCAGGCGTGGAAGGAGCTCGTCGACCTGGGCGACCACGTCTCGGTCACCGGCCAGGTCATCTCCAGCCGCCGCGGCGAGCTGTCGATCATGGTGAGCAGCTGGCAGATCGCGTCGAAGGCCCTCTTGCCGCTGCCGAACCTCCACTCCGAGCTCAGCGAGGAGAGCCGCGTGCGTTCGCGCTTCCTCGACCTCATCGTGCGCGACACCGCGCGCGAGACCGTCGTGGCCCGGGCGAAGGTCAACGCTTCACTGCGCCGCACCTTCGAGGCGCATGGCTTCCTCGAGGTCGAGACCCCGATGCTGCAGGTGCAGCACGGTGGCGCGGCCGCGCGCCCGTTCATCACCCACTCGAACGCCTTCGACACCGAGCTGTTCCTGCGCATCGCG
It contains:
- a CDS encoding DUF2520 domain-containing protein is translated as MSASSRLGVGIIGAGRVGPVIGAALAGAGHALTGVTAGSDRERVDAVIPGVPVLDADEVVRRSELVVIAVPHDELGPLVSGLAELGAWQVGQLVLHTDPGHGLDVLAPAAARGAIPLAVHPAIAFTGSTLDLRQLAGAYAAVTAPAAVLPIGQALAVELGCEPVVVADADRPAYGEAIATATQFAASIVQQSASLLEDAGVPNPGRFLSTLVHSTVERALTAAGRGASPDDELL
- a CDS encoding PH domain-containing protein, whose product is MTDPVPNPPTADAGVSAPPAALVRSPLSDGEWHRLHPLTPLLRGGLALLVVLGIVVANMRDRLISIFVPAFAPDVPIDEWEEYEAAGDPIGWVLANNLVLIALLVTVGVLAVIIGAFYLSWRFHTFRITEDDVEVRSGILSRTQRRAPLDRVQGVNLTRPAVARLLGAAKLEIVGAGADANVKLEYLSTGNAETIRADILRLASGQRLAEQRAAAAAAGGARIAVADTVARGLTGLIEGDDADAAEPESVVRIPAGRLIGSQFASWGTVVILAGATALAIALSQGVFWVLFAYFPALLGFGAYWVRTIVRSLRYSIAPTRDGVRVTFGLLTTVSEILPPGRIHAVEITQSILWRGFGWWTVRINRMTGRSASDTTTDQFTTVLPVGTLADVERVLGLILPSVAEEERAAIVRDGVLGGSSAGGYVTTPRRARIVRPLSWRRNGLAITGDLLMLRRGLIWRMLAVLPLARLQSVALHQGPVSRALRVASLRAHTVSGPVLTAVAGIDRDDVIAAFERVAELAVSAAASDRSHRWAETTDAAEPVLSSPSPEQARFAVPGTSVPLPPPVGATELPPGAVPPPPYVPPRADDTAGEGR
- a CDS encoding formylglycine-generating enzyme family protein translates to MSDLELTRIPAGQLPVAGAGRAPWVESFEIGVYPVTEEQLGEVLGVTAGYPRRPAVQLSWLRAVRFCNALSEWEGLDPAYAVDGDEVRWYDDSDGYRLPTEREWEYACRAGSRAAQYGPLAEIAWTAADNLSSPQNVGGRHPNLFGLFDMLGNVSEWCWDLFAPDTGSRDRVFRGGGFADAATTVRAGTRRGARPDSAHDDIGLRVARGAIA